The sequence below is a genomic window from Bacteroidota bacterium.
TTCAGCCTGAGCCCTTCATTATAGTGTTCATCAAACCACTTTTTCTTGGCAAAAAAAGCGGGACTGTTCACGTCGCGGATACAAAAAAACGAGTGTTGTGTCACGTTTTCCGGCGTAATTGAGACTATTTCCATGATATAGTTATAATGGTAACTCCCTTTGCAGGAAGTGTGAAATGAGTATTTATGCTTTTTCTATCAGGATTCCAGGAAAAACAGACATCTTCCCCGCCGTTTTGCACATCCGATGGTTCTTCCGGAATATTAATAACCTGAAGGTCCATCTGACGGTCCTGGCCCGGATAGTTTTCTTCCGGTGCTGATGTCACTGTGATCTCAACACCCTTATCCAACAGGCGGCTGCTGAAATTGAGAATTTCATATTGGCCTTTAGCGTATGCATCCGGAGTTATTCCGTCATCATCGTACAGGAACCCATTGCTTTCCTTAACGGCATCATCAAAGTAGTATGTCAGCATAATATCCTGGTTAGGATAGTCGCTGGTTGACTGTACCGGCTCAACCGTGGGAATGAAAGCTCCTCCTCTGACGAACAC
It includes:
- a CDS encoding DUF5110 domain-containing protein yields the protein VFVRGGAFIPTVEPVQSTSDYPNQDIMLTYYFDDAVKESNGFLYDDDGITPDAYAKGQYEILNFSSRLLDKGVEITVTSAPEENYPGQDRQMDLQVINIPEEPSDVQNGGEDVCFSWNPDRKSINTHFTLPAKGVTIITISWK